Proteins from a single region of Sphaerochaeta globosa str. Buddy:
- the deoC gene encoding deoxyribose-phosphate aldolase, whose product MITAQDTDILKQILPKIDYTAALVPDAGKDAVRKACETAKQYKFATVCVYPTWTKYASTLMEGTGIGILIAVGFPHGSTNTEGKVSEARQICMDGATEIDMVINIARLIEGDYAYVESDIRRVVETAREYGVGVKTILETGYLSDEQKRTAIEIAIRAGAEYIKTCTGFGPGKASIHDIMLISEVSQGRIKVKASGGVASLEDQWEFIKLGASRVAGRGNIVEQLQQIGVFGAL is encoded by the coding sequence ATGATTACCGCACAAGACACCGACATTCTGAAGCAGATTCTACCCAAAATTGATTACACCGCTGCATTGGTTCCCGATGCAGGAAAAGATGCCGTGCGCAAAGCCTGTGAAACAGCAAAGCAGTATAAGTTTGCCACAGTGTGCGTGTATCCTACTTGGACCAAGTATGCCAGCACGCTCATGGAGGGAACGGGCATCGGCATCCTCATTGCAGTCGGATTTCCTCATGGGTCAACCAATACGGAGGGCAAGGTAAGTGAAGCCCGGCAAATCTGCATGGATGGGGCAACAGAAATTGATATGGTGATCAACATTGCACGCCTCATTGAAGGGGATTATGCATATGTTGAGTCCGATATCCGCCGGGTGGTTGAAACTGCCAGGGAGTATGGAGTCGGGGTCAAGACAATTCTGGAAACCGGATATCTTTCTGATGAACAAAAACGAACAGCCATTGAGATTGCCATTCGTGCAGGAGCCGAGTATATCAAGACCTGTACCGGCTTCGGACCGGGTAAGGCCAGCATCCATGACATCATGCTCATAAGCGAAGTCTCCCAAGGCAGGATCAAGGTGAAGGCAAGCGGTGGGGTCGCAAGTTTGGAAGACCAGTGGGAGTTCATCAAACTAGGAGCAAGCCGGGTTGCAGGTAGGGGCAACATTGTAGAGCAACTGCAGCAAATCGGTGTATTTGGGGCCCTTTGA